One Apostichopus japonicus isolate 1M-3 chromosome 7, ASM3797524v1, whole genome shotgun sequence genomic region harbors:
- the LOC139970071 gene encoding uncharacterized protein encodes MIYVSFMRKRRSTYEDIVVSTCDRRVSKHFYMKTTGKRRLCVFATKLPDCSEIDTMYKLRVVLSPKDIQKVSLEQRPESVENLMETLKDKLSLEGSFTLQYADPDFGGEMVNLTNANDLPETCASVQVIYTEIAEDQCYQSSTPSLSSVGSFGSSHDTMSVSSNDDIQSVEAKLRQGCWPEVFQVPKVGPELELVFEDGNRKYLSEGKKHLDLSKDHKSQFLDAIATRIWEYKAYPTHMEYTEVAKAIMRTYPCLAEKGSSSGYDEMLNSIKFKMGNLRAKMRKLDCMELNANSRKRSYPGPSSSKHKKPKRAEINYLPDIPIGEDATSMESY; translated from the exons ATGATTTACGTAAGTTTTATGCGGAAACGTAGATCAACGTATGAAGATATCGTTGTTTCAACTTGTGATCGTCGAGTATCAAAACATTTCTACATGAAAACGACTGGAAAGAGAAGACTGTGCGTATTTGCAACAAAATTACCG GATTGCTCAGAAATTGATACTATGTACAAATTGAGGGTAGTGTTGTCACCAAAGGACATTCAGAAGGTGTCCCTTGAGCAACGTCCAGAGTCTGTTGAAAACCTTATGGAAACTTTGAAAGATAAGTTAAGCCTTGAAGGCAGTTTCACTTTGCAATATGCTGATCCAGACTTTGGCGGTGAGATGGTGAATCTAACTAATGCAAATGATTTACCAGAGACATGTGCATCTGTCCAAGTGATATACACTGAAATTGCTGAAGATCAGTGCTATCAGAGTAGTACACCCTCACTGTCATCTGTCGGTTCGTTCGGAAGCTCACATGACACTATGAGTGTTAGTTCAAATGATGACATACAGTCGGTAGAAGCCAAACTGAGACAAGGGTGTTGGCCAGAGGTCTTTCAGGTACCTAAAGTAGGCCCAGAGCTTGAACTGGTTTTTGAAGATGGTAATAGAAAGTATCTGTCAGAAGGAAAGAAGCACCTTGACTTAAGCAAAGATCACAAAAGTCAGTTTCTTGATGCGATTGCTACCCGCATTTGGGAGTACAAAGCTTATCCAACACACATGGAATACACTGAAGTAGCAAAAGCAATCATGAGGACCTATCCTTGTTTGGCTGAAAAGGGAAGTTCCTCTGGCTATGATGAAATGCTTAACAGCATCAAATTTAAGATGGGTAAtcttagagcaaaaatgagaaagtTGGACTGCATGGAACTAAACGCTAACTCAAGGAAGCGCTCCTACCCTGGACCGTCTTcatcaaaacacaaaaaaccaAAGAGAGCAGAAATAAATTACTTACCAGACATTCCAATTGGAGAAGATGCAACAAGTATGGAGTCTTATTGA